In the genome of Paenarthrobacter ilicis, the window CGCCCGCCGGAGTAGCCGATGTACTCCACCACCACGGGAAGCCTGGTCCCCGCCTCAACGCCGGAGGGTAGATGCAACCACCCTTTAATGCGGTCTCCCCCGAAGCCGGAGAAGGTGACATCGAAGGTGTCGATCACGCTGAGGTAGTTGTCCACGGGCTCAAACACCGCATTGAGCGGTAGCTCGCGTGCCTCCGCGATGGTCCGGTCCCAAAAGGCGCCGAGGTCCGCTGGTGCAGACGTGCTGGATGTGTAGGTCCGGAGCTGCTCAAGGGGCAGGTCGAAGAGAGGCATGGAGACATCCTACGTCGTACCGGGACCACTTTCCGAGGGGATGAAACACATTTCCTTTGAATCGTTACATTCACGGATGCCCAAGGTCTAGACTGGGCAGCAGCACATGAGGGAAAGCGTTTGCCTGCCCTAAGCTACCCAAACCCGCGCAGCCCAGGAGATCCATGGAAACCACCTCCGCCGAGTCAAAAGCACAGGCAGAAGCACCAACCACTGCGCCGGCCAAGATCGCTTTGGTGGGAGTCCACGGCTTCGGCACGCACCACCTCCGCAACCTCGATCGGCTCACTGCCATAGGCAGGGTGGACCTTGTTGCGGTGGCCGATCCGAATCCGCCTGCCCCCGGAGATCTACCGGAAACCACGGCTGTCCACGGAAACCTTGATGAGCTTCTGGCCGGTGACCACCACCCGGACGTCATCATTGTGGCTACTCCCATTCAGACCCACGCCCCGCTGGCCCTGTCCGTGCTCGCGTCCAGAGCGGATCTCTACCTGGAGAAGCCCCCCGTGGCCTCCATGAGCGACTTCGTTCGCCTCCAGGAAGCGGCAGCCAAGGGTGGCCGCAGTGTCCAGATCGGGTTCCAGAGCCTCGGCTCCCATGCGCTGGCTTCATTGGAAAAGCTGGCCGGTGGTCAGGCTTCCGAAGAGCTGCCGGGCATCGGCACCTTGAAAGGGATCTCAGCTACGGGCCGCTGGGTTCGGGACCGGGCGTATTACAAGCGATCCCGCTGGGCAGGCAAGCGCAGCCTCGACGGCGTGGATGTGGTGGACGGCGTCGCCACCAACCCACTGGCCCATGCGATCGCCACGGCGCTCCGCATCGCCGGAGCACGGGCCGTCGGGGACCTGGCAACAGTGGAAACCGACCTCTATCGCGCCAACGACATCGAAGCCGACGACACCTCGGTGATCCGCCTGCGCACCACCAACGGCTTGCCCATCACCTGCGCGCTCACCCTCTGCGCCACCGAATCAGTGGAACCCTATGTGACGCTTCACGGCACTGAAGGCGCGGCAGTCTTCCACTACACCGAGGACCGTGTCACCGTCCGCACCGAAGCCGGCGAAACCACCCACCTTTTCGGTCGCGACGACCTCACCGAGAACCTCCTCCAGCACCTGTCCGAAGGCACGCCATTGCTGAGCCCGCTCCACGACGCCGGCGCGTTCATGTGCGTCCTGGAAGCCATCAGGACAGCAGAGGCACCTGCGCTGATTCCGGAGGACTGCGTGAACTGGGTGGGAACCGGTGACCAGGCGCATGCGGTGATCCCCGCCATCGAGGACATCCTGGAACGTGCCACCCGCGCCCACGCCACGTTCTCCGAGTTGGGACTTCCCTGGGCGCGGCCCGGCACCGGAAGTGCCGAGGCTCTCTTCTCCCCCGAAGCTGCCTTCGCCAAGAGCAGGGCCACCGCGGTCCTCCGGAGTGGAAGCAACCTTGAGCCGGACCTCTCCCCCAGGCCATACTTGCACCCGGTGACCACCCCGGCCGGAGTTGTGGTCACGGATCACTTGCCCTCGGACCACGTTTGGCACCTCGGCGCCGGATTCGCGCTGCAGGACGTCAACGGCAGCAACTTCTGGGGCGGCCGCAGCTACCGCCGGGCAGCGGGTAAGTACGTGGATCTGAAGGACCACGGCCGGATCGAGACCTCGGATTTCTTCCGCGAAGGAGACCTCACCACGCTCCATCTCCGTTGGCTCGCGGCTGATGGCGGACTGGTCCTGAAGGAAAAGCGCTCCTTTAGCCGTACCCTACTGGACGGACGCACCTGGCGACTCGACATCCAGACCCGGCTCACCGCCGTCGTGGATGTTGCACTGGGCAGCCCCGGTTCGCATGGTGCCGCCGGCAGCGGCTATGGCGGTTTCTTCTGGCGCCTCCCCGTCAACGCGTCCCCTCGCGTCTTCTCTTCCACAGCCGAGGGTGAGCCGTCCGTGCATGGTTCCGTGTCGCCGTGGCTCGCGTGGACGGGAGAGTTCGACGGCGGCCCTGCCACTCTGGTGTTCGGCGCACCCAGCGAGTCTGCGGACCCATGGTTTGTGCGGTGCAGCGACTACCCAGCCGTGGGTTCCGCCCTGGCATGCGACACGGCGGTGGAACTGGCGGAAGGCGAATCCCTCACCCGGAGCACCACGGTGTGGATCAGCGACGGAACCCTGACGCACAGCGACATCGAAGGCCTGGTTTCAGGCCGATGAGCAGGGGCCCGGCGGCAACCCCACTCACGGCCACAGACCTCACCGTGGATGGTGCCGTGCGGTGCCTGACGGCTCCGGCCGCACCGGCTTTTGGCTGGTTGCTGGATGCTGGACCCTCCGCGAGCGCGGGGCAAATGGTTCAAACCGCATATCGCCTCAGGGTGCAGGACCACACCGGCGGGGACATATGGGACTCGGGCACCGTTGTCACGCACCAGCAGCACCACCGCCCCTACACAGGCCCGGACCTGGCCCCGGACAACGACTACCAGTGGACTGTGCAGCTCACGGATGCGACCGGAACAACAGGTGATCCCAGCCAACCGGCCCGCTTCAGCACCGGCCTTCCGGAAGCGAACGGCTGGACCGCAGAGTGGATTCATCGGGAACCCGGCGGACGCGCGCCGTTGGAAGTGGTGGACGGCTTCCTGCGTGTGGGCAGTTCCCCCTTCCTTCCGTGGCCTGTCACAGCCGGAGGCAGCACACTCGTCACCGCACGGTTCCGCCTTCGCCTGGGGGCCGCCGGGATACTCCTTCGCAGCGACGGGCCTGGTTCCGGGTTGCTCCTGGAGATCAAACCGAACCGGTCAGCGCTCCTGCGCCCCGCCCCTGAGTGGGAGATCGGCGCAATGTCGGCCCCGCCCACCGAGGCGTTGGCTGAAACGCCGGAGTTCGGGGCCACCGGCGTTTCCCGTGCCGGGGCACTTCCGGAAGACGGTTGGCGGGATCTGGCCATCGCGGACGACGGCGAACGCATCACGGTCAGCGTTGACGGTGACATGGTCCTGGACACCAGGGTCCCCGGCACCGGCCGCAGCGGCATCGCGTTCCATCAAGGACCACGCAGCCAAGCCGAGTATTTGTGGGCCCGGGTCCAGCGCGGTGGGACCACTGTCCTCGACACAGACTTCACCAATCCCGCCGCGCTCACGGGCTGGATCACCACCACTCGCCTTCGGCAGCCCGATGAGTGGACCCTCGCCCAAGCAACCATCACACTCAAAGGCACTGTGGCCAGAGCCCGCCTTTACGCCGCTGCAAGCCACCATGCCGCGTTCACCATCAACGGCAGCCCGTGCTTGGAAACCACCAACTTCGGCTATCCGGGAGAGCAGTTCTACAACGCCGCCGATGTCACTGAAGCCCTGCAGAGCAGCGACACCGCCACCTTGACCGCCGTCGCCCATTGGTATGGACCCGGCCAGGGCCGCGCGGCCGGACGCCCGGGCCTGCTGGCCCAGCTGAGCGTGGAGTACGACGACGGCACCCGGGACGTGTTCGGATCCGGACCTGGGTGGCTGGTGGCCGAAGGTCCCTACCGGCAGGGCGGATACCGGAACGATGAGGGCGATCCCATCGAGCATTTCGATGCGACAGCCTTGCCGGAACCACAGCAATGGCACCCGGCAATCTCCCTGGGGACCCACCCTGTCCCCGACTTCCCACTCCTGCGGCCCAACGGTGCAAGCGTCGCATGCAACTACGCAGCCGCCGTCGGGATTTTCACCGCGGATGACGGAACTCCTGTGGCGGACTTCGGCGCCGTGACTCCCGGCCGGCCGGTGGTGGAGTTTCTCCGTGGCGAGCATGGACGGACCGTGATGATTCGCGCAGGCTACAACCTCCGTGCCGACGGTCGCGTGGACACCGGAAAGACACCCAGCCAGAACACGGACATGTCCTTCCCCTACACCCAAATAGAAGGCCCCCAACGCTACGAGGCAGCCGTGCACCTGGGCTTCCGCTACCTCGAAATCCCTGGCGTGGAGCTTGCAGACCTCGGCACTGTGGGCGCAACCGTGATCCATGCCGAGCACCCGGAGGAGGGCAGTTTCCACAGTTCCGATCACACGTTGAACCGGGTTTTCACACTCCTGCGGGACTCTGCACTGCTGGGAGTCCAGGAGCAGTTTGTCGACACGCCCACCCGCGAAAAGGGCCAGTTCCTGGGCGACGCCGCGAATATCTCCTACGCCACCATGGCCCTGTTTGGTGAGCGCCAGTTCACGGCCAAGGCCTTGCGTGAGTTCGCAGGATCGGCACGCCGCTACTGGGATTCACCACAAGAGCGTGGGCGGTACAACGCGGTCTATCCCAACGGCGACGGCAAGCGCGACATCCCCGATTTCTCGCTCATGATGCCCGAGTGGGTAGAGGAGTACCACCGGCTGAGTGGTGACGACGCCTTGGTGGCCGAGCTCCTTCCGCAGCTTCAGGACACCGCGGAGTACGTCCTCCGGCACATCCCCATGGACGGTCCCACAGCCGGGCTTGTCACGGATCTAGGTGGCGGTGGAGGGCCTTACCTTCACGGGATTGTGGACTGGCCGGCGCCTGGTCGCTTCGGCTACGACATGGACTGCGCGGCGCGCACCACGGTCAACGCCCAGTCATGGTCGGTGCTCGACGTCGTCAGCCGGCTCTGCGCGTCTGCTGGCCTGGAGCTGGAGGCGGCCCGCTTCGCCGGGGCGGCGGCATCGCTTGCCGGACAGATCAACGCCCGGCTCCGGGTGGACGGTGTGATGGTGGACGGGCTCTACGCAGACGGCCAGCCGAGCCGTCATGCCTCACAGCATGCGACCTCCTTCCCGATGTCCATGGGGATCACCACAGCTGAACACGCGGCGAAGGACGCCGAACGGATCACCGGCATGGGGATGCGCCAAGGTCCCATGACCGTGCATCGGCTGTTCCGCGCACTGCTGTCCCAGGGGCGGGTGGACGATGTCCTGAACCTGCTCACAGATTCCAGCCAGCCCGGGTGGGCCCGCCAGTTGGACGCCGGAGCCTCCTTCACGTGGGAGGCCTGGGAGCTTGATGAGGGCACTGATTACAGCCAGTCACACGCGTGGTCGGCATCAGTGGTCCGGGAGATCCTTGAGTACCTCCTCGGCGTCCGCGTCACCGCTCCGGGAGCGTCCGCCGTCGTGATTCAACCACCGGTGTGCCGGCTGGAACATGCCGAGGGCCGCGTACCGACGCAGCGCGGCACTGTCTCGGTTTCCTGGCGCCGCACTCCGGCAGGCATGGAGTTGGACTACACGGTCCCTCCAGGAGTCACGGCCCACGTAGTGCTCCCGCGGGATGACAGTTAACGCCAACCCCCGCGGGGATTGGCGTTAACTGTCGTCCCGGCAGGTGTCAGCTCAGCGAGCTCTTCGCTTCGTCCATGGCTTTCCTGGCGGCCTCGGCGGGAGACAACCGGTTGAAGTGGACTTCCAGGCCGTAGCGGCCGAAAGCCTCGACGGCGGAGCTGGAGCCCGCAGGCGGTACCGGCACGGCATCTCCCAGTTCGGAGGAGATTTCATCGATGAACTTGGCGGTGGCGGCGTCCTCCGGCGTCAGCTTGGGAAGGACCGCTGCCCGTACCTCCGAGTTGCCCGGGATACCGCGATCGGCCAAGGCAATTTCACCGGCCTCCACATTGTTGGCGAGGAAGTCTATGAATTTCTGCACCTCCGCCGGGTGCTTGGTCCGTGAGCTCGCGGACCAGAACTGGGAGGACTTGTAGAACTGCTTTGCACTGGCGGAGTTGCCGTCCGTGCTCGGTGGACGGTGGATCTCCAATGGCTGCCCTGAAGCTTTGGTGAGGGCGCTCAGTTGATTTGACCAGTACCAAGCGAGCCCAAACCTGTTGGTTGCCAGTCCCTGCTGATCAACGGAAGCCGTGGCGTCCTCGGTCATCACGGATGCGGGCGGCACGGCCTTGGAATCACGGAGCTCTGCCTGGTATTCGTACCATCCCGTCAAGTCGCCCTCGTCAAAGCCGAATTTTCCGTCGGCGGTGAAGAGGGATTTTCCGTGCTGGCGGAACCAGAGGTTCATGGGTGCGTCACCGCTGACAGCACCCGAACCATAAACCCCGCTCTTACTGCCTTCGGTAATGGAGGCCGCTGCCTTGTTGTACTCGTCCCACGTCCACGTCTTGTCATCGGGCAGTGTGACACCGCTGGCTTTGAGGATCGACGGGTTCGCCAGGACCACTTGGGCGTTCACCCCGGCAGTGACCGCGTACTGTTTGCCTTCAACCTTTCCGGCGTCTGCCACTGCTGAATCGAACTTGGCCAGATCCACGTCCTTCAGCTCGAGCAGTGCACCGCGTTCGGCATACTCCCCCAAGTAGGCAGCATCCATTTGAATGATGTCCGGGGCATCCTGGGAAGCGACCTGTGTGGCCAGTTTGTCCCAATAGCCGGACCAATCCCCGTATTCGCCTTTGACTTTGATGCCGGGATTCTGCGCTTCAAAAGCGTCAATGAGTTTTTGGGTCATCTTGTGCCGCACATCCGAACCCCACCAGCTGAAGCGAAGGGTGACGGTGCCGTCCGAGGAGGCCTGCTGGGATCCGCTGCCGCAACCAGTCATGGCGATGGCGACGGCGACCGCCGCTGCAGCGATTTTGGCGGCTGGATTTTTTCGTGCTCGAGTAGACATCAAACGTCCTTATCTGAGTCGTGCGCTACGGGCAGAAAACGCTTTCTCAGCCTAAATGTGGGCTGCGTCACTCGTCAAGGGAGTTTTTGTTTGTTTGGATTAGCAGTTAACAAAAGTGCTCAAACTTCCGTGGCGCCCCTAGGCGCGGCGGCGGGAGTAGAGCCACAACAGCAAGCCGATCACCGCCGCGGACAACATGCCCAGCGCGCCCGTGACCACCAATCCCGTGCGGACGCCAAAGTCCTCGGTGAGCCATCCGGCCAACAAGCCGCCCAGCGCGTGCCCGCCCAGGAGCAGCGGGAAGTACAACGCCAGGACCCGGCCACGGACGCTGGCACCTGCCTCGAGCTGAACCGCCGTGGCAGCGCTGGTGAGGAACACCAGGGTCATGAAGCCCACCACCACCAGCATCACCACGAAGGACTCCTGGCTTGGCATGAGGGCCGCCACCAACTGGCTCAGGCCAAAGAGCCCGGCACTTGCCACGATCCCCTTGCGGCCAAAGCGCTTGATGCGGGTAGCCACCAACGCGCCGGCCAACGCTCCCACGGCGCTGACAGTGTTGAACAGGCCGAACCCTGCCGGGCCGCTGTGCCACACGCGGTCCGCGAAAGCTGCGAGCACCACGGGACCGTTCATGCCGAAGGCCCCCAGCAGCCCCGCCAGCACCATGGTCAGCAAAAGGGGCGGCCGGGCACGGACAAAGCGGAACCCTGCCAGGACCCGGCCCTTCCGGGCGTCGGGGTCCAGGTGCTCCGCGGAGTGATGCAACTCCCCCGGCCTGATGGCTGTGATCATCACCAGGACCGCCACGCACAGGACCGCGTTGCCGGCGAACGCCGCCGCCGGCCCGGCGGCGGCAATGATCATGCCTGCCAGGGCGGGTCCGGCCATGGCACCCAGCTGGCCAATGGCGCTGTTGAGGCCGATCGCTGCAGGCAACCCGGAGTCGCCCACCACTTCATTGACGAACACCTGGCGTGCCGGCCC includes:
- a CDS encoding DUF6807 family protein, with the protein product METTSAESKAQAEAPTTAPAKIALVGVHGFGTHHLRNLDRLTAIGRVDLVAVADPNPPAPGDLPETTAVHGNLDELLAGDHHPDVIIVATPIQTHAPLALSVLASRADLYLEKPPVASMSDFVRLQEAAAKGGRSVQIGFQSLGSHALASLEKLAGGQASEELPGIGTLKGISATGRWVRDRAYYKRSRWAGKRSLDGVDVVDGVATNPLAHAIATALRIAGARAVGDLATVETDLYRANDIEADDTSVIRLRTTNGLPITCALTLCATESVEPYVTLHGTEGAAVFHYTEDRVTVRTEAGETTHLFGRDDLTENLLQHLSEGTPLLSPLHDAGAFMCVLEAIRTAEAPALIPEDCVNWVGTGDQAHAVIPAIEDILERATRAHATFSELGLPWARPGTGSAEALFSPEAAFAKSRATAVLRSGSNLEPDLSPRPYLHPVTTPAGVVVTDHLPSDHVWHLGAGFALQDVNGSNFWGGRSYRRAAGKYVDLKDHGRIETSDFFREGDLTTLHLRWLAADGGLVLKEKRSFSRTLLDGRTWRLDIQTRLTAVVDVALGSPGSHGAAGSGYGGFFWRLPVNASPRVFSSTAEGEPSVHGSVSPWLAWTGEFDGGPATLVFGAPSESADPWFVRCSDYPAVGSALACDTAVELAEGESLTRSTTVWISDGTLTHSDIEGLVSGR
- a CDS encoding family 78 glycoside hydrolase catalytic domain, producing the protein MSRGPAATPLTATDLTVDGAVRCLTAPAAPAFGWLLDAGPSASAGQMVQTAYRLRVQDHTGGDIWDSGTVVTHQQHHRPYTGPDLAPDNDYQWTVQLTDATGTTGDPSQPARFSTGLPEANGWTAEWIHREPGGRAPLEVVDGFLRVGSSPFLPWPVTAGGSTLVTARFRLRLGAAGILLRSDGPGSGLLLEIKPNRSALLRPAPEWEIGAMSAPPTEALAETPEFGATGVSRAGALPEDGWRDLAIADDGERITVSVDGDMVLDTRVPGTGRSGIAFHQGPRSQAEYLWARVQRGGTTVLDTDFTNPAALTGWITTTRLRQPDEWTLAQATITLKGTVARARLYAAASHHAAFTINGSPCLETTNFGYPGEQFYNAADVTEALQSSDTATLTAVAHWYGPGQGRAAGRPGLLAQLSVEYDDGTRDVFGSGPGWLVAEGPYRQGGYRNDEGDPIEHFDATALPEPQQWHPAISLGTHPVPDFPLLRPNGASVACNYAAAVGIFTADDGTPVADFGAVTPGRPVVEFLRGEHGRTVMIRAGYNLRADGRVDTGKTPSQNTDMSFPYTQIEGPQRYEAAVHLGFRYLEIPGVELADLGTVGATVIHAEHPEEGSFHSSDHTLNRVFTLLRDSALLGVQEQFVDTPTREKGQFLGDAANISYATMALFGERQFTAKALREFAGSARRYWDSPQERGRYNAVYPNGDGKRDIPDFSLMMPEWVEEYHRLSGDDALVAELLPQLQDTAEYVLRHIPMDGPTAGLVTDLGGGGGPYLHGIVDWPAPGRFGYDMDCAARTTVNAQSWSVLDVVSRLCASAGLELEAARFAGAAASLAGQINARLRVDGVMVDGLYADGQPSRHASQHATSFPMSMGITTAEHAAKDAERITGMGMRQGPMTVHRLFRALLSQGRVDDVLNLLTDSSQPGWARQLDAGASFTWEAWELDEGTDYSQSHAWSASVVREILEYLLGVRVTAPGASAVVIQPPVCRLEHAEGRVPTQRGTVSVSWRRTPAGMELDYTVPPGVTAHVVLPRDDS
- a CDS encoding ABC transporter substrate-binding protein; the encoded protein is MSTRARKNPAAKIAAAAVAVAIAMTGCGSGSQQASSDGTVTLRFSWWGSDVRHKMTQKLIDAFEAQNPGIKVKGEYGDWSGYWDKLATQVASQDAPDIIQMDAAYLGEYAERGALLELKDVDLAKFDSAVADAGKVEGKQYAVTAGVNAQVVLANPSILKASGVTLPDDKTWTWDEYNKAAASITEGSKSGVYGSGAVSGDAPMNLWFRQHGKSLFTADGKFGFDEGDLTGWYEYQAELRDSKAVPPASVMTEDATASVDQQGLATNRFGLAWYWSNQLSALTKASGQPLEIHRPPSTDGNSASAKQFYKSSQFWSASSRTKHPAEVQKFIDFLANNVEAGEIALADRGIPGNSEVRAAVLPKLTPEDAATAKFIDEISSELGDAVPVPPAGSSSAVEAFGRYGLEVHFNRLSPAEAARKAMDEAKSSLS
- a CDS encoding MFS transporter, whose protein sequence is MPPRPFAPRPSSPSPLSSVGQPPDRSTETWHYPLRQHNYRIFVALSLVSSGGVWMQRLAQDWLVLQLTGSPAAVGLAVALQFLPMLVVGPLSGVLVDLFPKRRILLVCQSVAAVLAAALAVWNAMGGSDVWVVYASCVVLGITSAIDGPARQVFVNEVVGDSGLPAAIGLNSAIGQLGAMAGPALAGMIIAAAGPAAAFAGNAVLCVAVLVMITAIRPGELHHSAEHLDPDARKGRVLAGFRFVRARPPLLLTMVLAGLLGAFGMNGPVVLAAFADRVWHSGPAGFGLFNTVSAVGALAGALVATRIKRFGRKGIVASAGLFGLSQLVAALMPSQESFVVMLVVVGFMTLVFLTSAATAVQLEAGASVRGRVLALYFPLLLGGHALGGLLAGWLTEDFGVRTGLVVTGALGMLSAAVIGLLLWLYSRRRA